One segment of Streptomyces sp. NBC_00576 DNA contains the following:
- a CDS encoding ATP/GTP-binding protein, protein MSPRRNRPQGPGGSSGRSADEDDSGRYGGFQSSESWQGENWNVRHVAGASAQGKTYRCPGCDQLIPSGVPHVVAWAEHAGVDDRRHWHKACWNAKDRRTTRVQRSRNAPRF, encoded by the coding sequence GTGTCCCCGCGTCGCAACCGCCCCCAAGGCCCCGGCGGCTCGTCCGGCCGGAGCGCCGACGAGGACGACTCCGGCCGCTACGGCGGCTTCCAGTCCTCGGAGAGCTGGCAGGGTGAGAACTGGAACGTCCGGCATGTGGCGGGGGCCAGCGCCCAGGGCAAGACGTACCGCTGCCCCGGCTGCGACCAGCTGATCCCCTCCGGCGTCCCGCACGTCGTCGCGTGGGCCGAGCACGCGGGCGTGGACGACCGGCGGCACTGGCACAAGGCGTGCTGGAACGCGAAGGACCGCCGCACCACGCGGGTGCAGCGGTCCCGTAACGCACCGAGGTTCTGA
- a CDS encoding cellulose-binding protein, which produces MSDTSPYGFELVRRGYDRAQVDERISKLVSDRDSALARITALEKRIEELHLETQNAQAQVSDAEPSYAGLGARVEKILRLAEEEAKDLREEARRAAEQHRELAESAAQQVRNDAESFAADRKSKAEDEGVRIVEKAKSDASQLRQEATKDAQSKREEADALFEETRAKAAQAAADFETNLAKRREQSERDLASRQAKAEKRLAEIEHRAEQLRLEAEKLRTDAERRARQTVETAQRQAEDIVADANAKADRIRSESERELAALTNRRDSINAQLTNVREMLATLTGAAVAAAGAPAVDDEPITRGVPAQQSR; this is translated from the coding sequence ATGAGCGACACTTCCCCCTACGGCTTCGAGCTTGTGCGGCGTGGGTACGACCGCGCTCAGGTGGACGAACGCATCTCGAAGCTCGTCTCCGACCGTGACAGCGCTCTGGCTCGTATCACTGCTCTGGAAAAGCGCATCGAGGAGCTCCACCTCGAAACGCAGAACGCCCAGGCTCAGGTCAGCGACGCAGAGCCGTCGTACGCCGGTCTCGGCGCGCGCGTCGAGAAGATCCTCCGACTCGCCGAGGAGGAGGCGAAGGACCTGCGCGAGGAGGCCCGTCGCGCGGCCGAGCAGCACCGTGAGCTCGCCGAGTCGGCGGCCCAGCAGGTGCGCAACGACGCAGAATCGTTCGCTGCGGACCGCAAGTCCAAGGCGGAGGACGAGGGCGTCCGGATCGTCGAGAAGGCCAAGAGCGACGCCTCGCAGCTGCGCCAGGAGGCCACGAAGGACGCGCAGTCCAAGCGCGAGGAGGCGGACGCTCTCTTCGAGGAGACCCGCGCCAAGGCCGCCCAGGCCGCCGCGGACTTCGAGACGAACCTCGCCAAGCGCCGTGAGCAGTCGGAGCGCGACCTCGCGTCCCGTCAGGCCAAGGCCGAGAAGCGCCTCGCGGAGATCGAGCACCGCGCGGAGCAGCTCCGCCTGGAGGCCGAGAAGCTGCGCACGGACGCCGAGCGCCGCGCCCGCCAGACCGTCGAGACGGCCCAGCGCCAGGCCGAGGACATCGTGGCCGACGCGAACGCCAAGGCCGACCGGATCCGTTCGGAATCGGAGCGCGAGCTGGCGGCTCTCACCAACCGCCGTGACTCGATCAACGCCCAGCTGACGAACGTCCGCGAGATGCTCGCCACCCTGACGGGAGCCGCGGTCGCCGCCGCCGGCGCCCCGGCCGTGGACGACGAGCCGATCACGCGTGGGGTTCCGGCCCAGCAGTCGCGGTAA
- a CDS encoding ABC transporter permease, which translates to MSTPQQPPTQQRPPQAAPNWQAAPGPSYAPYTSPIPITRTHLGHALASEWTKIKSVRSTLWTLGVFLVLVIGIGLLVAAQTTGEDFSDVPYTIPAFFGLVLGQICLITLGVLVISSEYGTGMIRTTFTASPQRHRVLAAKLIIFFAVAFVTSAFAIGFIGLVTEAMHTGKEGEAWGGTVVMGALYVSLLGVLALAVGSMLRHSAGAITAMLGLVLVPAILPAFLMLSESMRTIGEKMMEYNAPNALAKIFGLDNENAAGGAQLGLLVGVTAAAIVGAFVLLDRRDV; encoded by the coding sequence ATGAGCACGCCCCAGCAGCCCCCGACGCAGCAGCGGCCACCGCAGGCCGCGCCCAACTGGCAGGCGGCGCCCGGCCCCTCGTACGCCCCGTACACCTCGCCGATCCCGATCACGCGCACGCACCTCGGGCATGCCCTCGCCTCCGAGTGGACGAAGATCAAGTCGGTGCGCTCCACGTTGTGGACGCTCGGGGTCTTCCTGGTCCTCGTCATCGGCATCGGCCTGCTGGTCGCCGCGCAGACGACCGGCGAGGACTTCAGCGATGTGCCGTACACCATCCCGGCGTTCTTCGGGCTGGTCCTCGGACAGATCTGCCTGATCACGCTGGGCGTGCTGGTCATCTCGTCGGAGTACGGCACGGGCATGATCCGTACGACGTTCACGGCCTCGCCGCAGCGCCACCGGGTGCTCGCCGCCAAGCTGATCATCTTCTTCGCGGTCGCGTTCGTCACGTCCGCTTTCGCGATCGGTTTCATCGGCCTGGTGACCGAGGCGATGCACACCGGCAAAGAGGGCGAGGCGTGGGGCGGCACGGTCGTCATGGGCGCGCTGTACGTCTCGCTGCTCGGTGTGCTCGCCCTGGCGGTCGGCTCGATGCTGCGTCACTCGGCGGGTGCGATCACCGCGATGCTGGGCCTCGTCCTGGTGCCGGCGATCCTGCCCGCGTTCCTGATGCTGTCCGAGAGCATGCGGACGATCGGCGAGAAGATGATGGAGTACAACGCGCCCAACGCCCTCGCCAAGATCTTCGGGCTGGACAACGAGAACGCCGCCGGCGGCGCACAGCTCGGCCTGCTCGTCGGGGTGACCGCCGCGGCGATCGTCGGCGCCTTCGTGCTGCTGGACCGCCGGGACGTGTGA
- a CDS encoding ABC transporter ATP-binding protein, producing MIEAVGLTKRYGDKTAVYDLSFQVRPGAVTGFLGPNGSGKSTTMRMILGLDQPTSGQVTIGGFPYRKLPNAPRQVGALLDAKAVHGGRSARSHLLCLAQLSGIPARRVDEVLGVVGLQDVARKRSKGFSLGMGQRLGIAAALLGDPQVLLFDEPVNGLDPEGILWVRNLMKALAAEGRTVFVSSHLMSEMALTADHLIVIGRGQLLSDMSVRDFISTNSADFARVRTPETEPQQREKLTAALTEAGGQVLPEQDGALRVMGLPLARISDLAHSADVRLWELSPHQASLEEAYMRMTQGAVDYRSTVDQKAGLQQLPPPGAQPPMQMPVAGQGQPDWYAPPPPQQGGQPPFSDPGQHGRPAGPYGAPGGPGAPVGDHPNPYAQPAAAPQQAPAAPAAPALTKPEDAR from the coding sequence ATGATCGAGGCAGTCGGGCTGACGAAGCGCTACGGCGACAAGACGGCCGTGTACGACCTTTCCTTCCAGGTGCGGCCGGGGGCGGTCACCGGCTTCCTCGGCCCCAACGGGTCGGGCAAGTCGACGACGATGAGGATGATCCTCGGCCTGGACCAGCCCACCTCGGGCCAGGTGACCATCGGCGGCTTCCCTTACCGCAAGCTGCCCAACGCCCCTCGCCAGGTGGGCGCGCTGCTCGACGCCAAGGCCGTGCACGGTGGCCGGTCCGCCCGTAGCCACCTGCTCTGCCTGGCCCAGCTGTCGGGCATCCCGGCGCGGCGGGTGGACGAGGTGCTGGGGGTCGTCGGGCTCCAGGACGTGGCCCGCAAGCGCTCCAAGGGGTTCTCGCTCGGCATGGGACAGCGGCTCGGCATCGCCGCCGCGCTGCTCGGCGACCCCCAGGTGCTGCTCTTCGACGAGCCGGTCAACGGGCTCGACCCCGAGGGCATCCTCTGGGTGCGCAACCTGATGAAGGCGCTCGCGGCGGAGGGCCGGACCGTGTTCGTCTCCTCCCACCTGATGAGCGAGATGGCGCTGACCGCCGACCACCTCATCGTGATCGGGCGCGGACAGCTGCTCTCCGACATGAGCGTGCGGGACTTCATCTCCACCAACTCGGCCGACTTCGCGCGCGTACGCACCCCGGAGACCGAGCCTCAGCAGCGCGAGAAGCTCACGGCGGCGCTGACCGAGGCGGGCGGCCAGGTGCTGCCCGAGCAGGACGGCGCGCTGCGCGTCATGGGCCTGCCGCTGGCCCGGATCAGCGACCTCGCGCACTCCGCCGACGTACGCCTGTGGGAGCTGTCGCCGCACCAGGCGTCGCTGGAGGAGGCGTACATGCGGATGACGCAGGGCGCCGTCGACTACCGCTCGACCGTCGACCAGAAGGCCGGGCTCCAGCAGCTGCCGCCGCCTGGCGCACAGCCGCCGATGCAGATGCCGGTGGCGGGGCAGGGCCAGCCGGACTGGTACGCCCCGCCGCCGCCCCAGCAGGGCGGTCAGCCGCCGTTCTCGGACCCCGGCCAGCACGGCCGGCCCGCCGGGCCGTACGGCGCACCTGGCGGGCCCGGCGCTCCCGTCGGCGACCACCCGAACCCGTACGCGCAGCCCGCCGCCGCCCCTCAGCAGGCGCCCGCCGCTCCCGCCGCCCCCGCCCTGACCAAGCCCGAGGACGCCCGATGA
- a CDS encoding ABC transporter permease, translated as MTAAQVIRSEWTKIRSVASTVWTLGLAAVVTIALGALISLLFKNQWSDLSEKDRLSFDPTYTSFAGMGLGQLAMIVFGVLVVSNEYSTGMIRTSLAAVPQRGMFLAGKLAVAAGLAFVVGVVTSFAAFFLGQAMLGGHSTSIGDTGVLRAVIGGALYMTLIALFSMGVAAMLRSPMLSLGVLMPFFFLISNILGAVSATKKVARYLPDQAGSKIMQVVTPVDNDTPYGPWGGLAIMVGWVVVALLGGYVLLKKRDA; from the coding sequence ATGACGGCCGCCCAGGTCATCCGGTCCGAGTGGACCAAGATCCGGTCGGTGGCGTCCACCGTGTGGACGCTCGGACTCGCGGCCGTGGTCACGATCGCGCTCGGCGCGCTGATCTCGCTGCTCTTCAAGAACCAGTGGAGCGACCTGAGCGAGAAGGACCGGCTCTCCTTCGACCCGACGTACACGAGTTTCGCGGGGATGGGTCTCGGGCAGCTCGCGATGATCGTGTTCGGGGTGCTCGTCGTGTCGAACGAGTACAGCACCGGCATGATCCGCACCTCGCTGGCCGCCGTACCGCAGCGCGGCATGTTCCTCGCCGGCAAGCTCGCGGTGGCGGCCGGGCTCGCCTTCGTGGTCGGGGTCGTGACCAGCTTCGCCGCGTTCTTCCTCGGGCAGGCGATGCTGGGCGGCCATTCGACGTCCATCGGCGATACGGGCGTACTGCGCGCGGTCATCGGCGGGGCGCTCTACATGACGCTCATCGCCCTGTTCTCCATGGGCGTGGCCGCGATGCTGCGCAGCCCGATGCTGTCGCTCGGGGTGCTGATGCCGTTCTTCTTCCTGATCTCCAACATCCTGGGCGCCGTCTCGGCGACGAAGAAGGTCGCCCGATACCTGCCCGACCAGGCCGGCAGCAAGATCATGCAGGTGGTCACCCCGGTCGACAACGACACTCCGTACGGGCCCTGGGGCGGGCTCGCGATCATGGTGGGGTGGGTCGTCGTGGCCCTGCTCGGCGGTTACGTGCTGCTGAAGAAGCGGGATGCGTAG
- a CDS encoding ABC transporter ATP-binding protein → MIELEGLTKRYGEKMAVNHLTFTVRPGIVTGFLGPNGAGKSTTMRMMLGLDRPTAGDVRIDGQHYDRLKDPLKYIGALLDAKAMHGGRSAFNHLLCLAQSNGIPRARVHEVLDTVGLTSVARKKAKGFSLGMGQRLGIAGALLGDPRILMFDEPVNGLDPEGIHWIRNLMKSLAAQGRTVFVSSHLMSEMALTADHLVVIGQGRLLADTSMAGFIEQNSRSYVRIRSPQRERLLDVLYAAGITAVQAGGETLEVDGGKAERIGELAAQHHLVLHELSPQQASLEEAFMQLTAESVEYHAHSDAPTAPGLPAGPPPGSPVGAWGDGWKEDRS, encoded by the coding sequence ATGATCGAGCTAGAGGGGCTGACCAAGCGGTACGGCGAGAAAATGGCGGTCAACCATCTGACCTTCACCGTCAGACCGGGCATCGTGACAGGCTTCCTCGGCCCCAACGGCGCCGGCAAGTCCACCACCATGCGGATGATGCTCGGCCTCGACCGCCCCACCGCCGGTGACGTCCGGATCGACGGTCAGCACTACGACCGGCTCAAGGACCCCCTCAAGTACATCGGCGCCCTCCTCGACGCCAAGGCCATGCACGGCGGACGCAGCGCCTTCAACCACCTCCTCTGTCTCGCTCAGAGCAACGGCATCCCCCGCGCGCGCGTGCACGAGGTCCTGGACACCGTCGGGCTCACTTCGGTCGCCCGGAAGAAGGCGAAGGGGTTCTCGCTCGGCATGGGGCAGCGGCTCGGTATCGCGGGCGCGCTGCTCGGCGACCCGCGGATCCTGATGTTCGACGAGCCGGTCAACGGCCTCGACCCCGAGGGCATCCACTGGATCCGCAACCTGATGAAATCGCTGGCCGCCCAGGGCCGTACGGTCTTCGTCTCCTCCCATCTCATGAGCGAGATGGCGCTGACCGCCGACCACCTCGTCGTCATCGGACAGGGACGGCTGCTCGCCGACACCTCCATGGCCGGCTTCATCGAGCAGAACTCGCGTTCGTACGTCCGTATCCGCTCCCCTCAGCGCGAACGGCTGCTCGATGTCCTGTACGCCGCCGGGATCACCGCGGTTCAGGCCGGCGGCGAGACGCTCGAAGTGGACGGCGGGAAGGCCGAGCGGATCGGTGAGCTGGCCGCGCAGCATCACCTCGTGCTGCACGAGCTGAGCCCCCAGCAGGCTTCCCTGGAGGAGGCGTTCATGCAGCTGACCGCCGAGTCGGTCGAGTACCACGCGCACTCCGACGCACCGACCGCACCCGGCCTCCCGGCCGGTCCCCCGCCCGGCTCCCCCGTGGGGGCGTGGGGCGACGGCTGGAAGGAGGACCGGTCATGA